Proteins co-encoded in one Prevotella sp. E13-27 genomic window:
- a CDS encoding putative zinc-binding metallopeptidase, protein MTTPNIPLLRSRILLCLVCCCITATWLSCSEDSLDGTSVIKDDTQQKNAFDEWLDENYLKTYNIVLKYRLEDAETNFTYTLAPADYNNSMKLAQIILHTWLQAYEEVAGRSFVCRLAPKVIQFVGSPAMETDNRAMMGQAEDGMKITLFGVNYLKVNRAFLNDSYFQSMHHEFVHILAQNKDYDTDFQKISEGDYEPAQWYASGKTESYALQKGFISTYAMSEYNEDFAETLAFYLINTDAEWQAKMKTADTNDEEGKPHNGSVIIQQKLQMIRSYMQTAWNIDIDKLRTVIQRRMDEI, encoded by the coding sequence ATGACAACACCAAATATCCCCCTTCTCAGAAGCCGCATCCTGCTCTGTTTAGTATGTTGCTGTATCACAGCAACATGGCTTAGCTGCAGCGAGGACTCCCTCGACGGCACCAGCGTCATCAAGGACGATACACAGCAGAAGAACGCCTTCGACGAATGGCTCGACGAGAACTATTTGAAGACATATAACATCGTGTTGAAGTATCGTCTCGAGGATGCCGAGACCAATTTCACCTATACCCTCGCACCAGCAGACTATAACAATTCGATGAAGCTTGCTCAGATCATTCTCCATACATGGCTGCAGGCATACGAGGAGGTGGCAGGCCGCAGCTTCGTCTGCCGTCTTGCACCGAAGGTTATACAGTTCGTTGGCTCGCCAGCCATGGAGACCGACAACCGCGCCATGATGGGACAGGCAGAGGACGGCATGAAGATAACCCTCTTCGGTGTCAACTACCTGAAGGTGAACCGCGCCTTCCTCAACGACTCCTATTTCCAGTCCATGCACCACGAGTTTGTGCATATACTGGCGCAGAACAAGGACTACGACACCGACTTCCAGAAGATATCCGAGGGTGACTACGAGCCAGCTCAGTGGTATGCCAGCGGCAAGACAGAGAGCTATGCCCTGCAGAAGGGTTTCATCTCTACCTATGCCATGAGCGAATATAACGAGGACTTTGCCGAGACGCTCGCTTTCTACCTCATAAACACCGATGCCGAATGGCAGGCAAAGATGAAGACCGCCGACACCAACGACGAGGAGGGCAAGCCCCACAACGGCTCAGTCATCATCCAGCAGAAGCTCCAGATGATACGCAGCTACATGCAGACTGCATGGAACATAGACATAGACAAGCTGCGCACAGTAATACAAAGAAGGATGGATGAAATTTAA
- a CDS encoding RagB/SusD family nutrient uptake outer membrane protein has translation MTTQNIPHLRSRLLLRLVCCCVTATCLFSSCDDYLDELPDNRAELNTDSKITELLVNAYPRTSYFLIAESYSDNTDHCIGSPSYTAFAQSGTTLHEEAATWKDITDKNQDSPTALWENCYKSIAAANNVLNAIAEQGNPKRLNAQRGEALLCRAYCHFVLGNIFCMPYSTKTCDTAMGITYMKTTESTVSPTYSRGTMAELYRDIAADIEEGLPLIDDNIYSVPKYHFNRRAAYAFASRFYLYYMKDDKSNLDKCIEYATRVLTSKPEEMMRDWKTLGNKATGSPQYNAFIDASDKANLLIISASSYWEWVYGPTAVAKGYCHDTKISTTETLQSTGFWGSQNTYFKAGQMSGSPKIYMLKMGQYFEYTDVVKGIGSPRMIVPAFTTEALILDRAEAYALKGDYTNAYADLKVWMNSFTSNQGDVTSAMLNTAYGTMKDFYTPLAPTPKKHLDPDFTITAGEQENLIHAVLHARRVTTLHEGLRWFDVKRYGIEIYRRDVDGTLGDGNITVLDTMKKDDPRRAIQLPQYVITAGITANPR, from the coding sequence ATGACAACACAAAATATCCCCCATCTCAGAAGCCGCCTCCTGCTCCGTTTAGTATGTTGCTGTGTTACAGCAACATGCCTATTCTCCAGCTGTGACGACTACCTCGACGAGCTGCCCGACAACCGCGCCGAGCTGAACACCGACTCGAAGATTACGGAGCTGCTTGTCAATGCCTATCCGCGCACCAGCTACTTCCTAATTGCAGAGTCCTACAGCGATAATACCGACCACTGCATAGGCAGCCCAAGCTATACCGCCTTCGCACAGAGCGGCACCACGCTCCACGAAGAGGCAGCGACATGGAAAGACATCACCGACAAGAACCAGGACAGCCCCACCGCACTGTGGGAGAACTGCTATAAGAGCATCGCTGCTGCAAACAATGTGCTCAACGCCATTGCCGAGCAGGGCAACCCCAAGCGCCTCAACGCCCAGCGCGGCGAGGCCTTGCTCTGCCGTGCCTACTGCCACTTCGTGCTGGGTAACATCTTCTGCATGCCCTACAGCACAAAGACATGCGACACGGCTATGGGTATCACCTACATGAAGACCACCGAATCTACCGTGTCACCCACCTATAGCCGCGGCACCATGGCAGAGCTCTATCGCGACATCGCTGCCGACATTGAAGAAGGCCTGCCACTTATCGACGATAACATCTACTCCGTTCCGAAGTATCATTTCAACCGTCGTGCCGCCTATGCCTTTGCTTCGCGTTTCTACCTTTATTATATGAAGGACGACAAGTCGAACCTCGACAAGTGCATCGAGTATGCCACACGTGTGCTTACATCGAAGCCCGAAGAGATGATGCGCGACTGGAAGACCCTCGGCAACAAGGCGACAGGCAGTCCGCAGTACAATGCCTTCATCGATGCCAGCGACAAGGCAAACCTGCTCATCATCAGCGCCAGCTCCTACTGGGAGTGGGTATATGGTCCTACGGCTGTAGCCAAAGGCTATTGTCACGACACTAAGATATCTACTACCGAGACACTCCAGAGCACTGGCTTCTGGGGCTCTCAGAACACTTACTTCAAGGCAGGTCAGATGAGCGGATCGCCAAAGATCTACATGTTGAAGATGGGACAGTACTTTGAATATACAGATGTAGTGAAGGGCATCGGCTCTCCACGCATGATAGTGCCTGCCTTCACCACCGAAGCCCTCATCCTCGACCGTGCCGAGGCCTATGCGTTGAAAGGCGACTATACCAATGCCTATGCCGACCTGAAGGTGTGGATGAACTCCTTCACCTCAAACCAGGGCGACGTGACATCGGCAATGCTCAACACCGCCTACGGCACAATGAAGGACTTCTATACTCCTCTGGCTCCCACGCCAAAGAAACATCTCGACCCCGACTTCACCATCACTGCCGGTGAGCAGGAGAATCTCATCCATGCTGTGCTCCATGCGCGTCGTGTCACCACTCTCCACGAAGGCCTCCGTTGGTTCGACGTGAAGCGCTATGGCATAGAGATCTATCGCCGCGACGTTGACGGCACGCTCGGCGACGGCAACATCACCGTCCTCGACACGATGAAGAAAGACGACCCGCGCCGCGCCATCCAGCTCCCGCAGTACGTCATCACCGCCGGAATAACAGCGAATCCGAGGTAA
- a CDS encoding SusC/RagA family TonB-linked outer membrane protein has product MLRIKCLLTVLLFTLFASAQSSNSIISGTILDENGEPLIGASLKLKKSGQGTVTDIDGNFKLSVSELSEQIIISYIGYTSLQMTADKLSKTKVVRLLPDKSQQIEEVVVTGMQKMDKRMFTGATTKLKASDTNIDGLADISRSLEGRAAGVSVQNVSGTFGTAPKIRVRGATSIYGNSKPLWVIDGVIMEDVTDVTADDLSSGDAETLIASAVAGLNSDDIESFDILKDGSATSIYGARAMSGVIVVTTKKGKSGQARVTYTGEYTLRLRPSYNDYDIMNSQEQMGVYQEMKSKGWFNFSDTYRASSSGIYGKLYQLTNEYDEATGTFAITNDEAGRNAYLRQAEYRNTDWFKELFSNSIQHTHSVGISGGNDDVTFRGSLSALADPGYYRQNFVERYTANMNTQIKMSKQLTLDLLANGYYRKQREPGTLKRSIDAVDGEARRDFDINPYSYALNSSRTMDPDEYYTRNYAPFNIKNELDNNFIDINDICMKFQTELKWKPLRTLELGALAAITYKTVTREHNVKESSNQAEAYRAMPDAVVRQNNPWLYTDPDNPYDLPISILPSGGIYQKSDNKMLSTDFRFTASWNEVFNDTHIVNLFGGSEVSAIDRQHNFFNGWGLQYDKGEIPFYVYQFFKKSVEDNTDYYSISKTRGRSAAFFANANYSFAGKYVFNGTYRYEGNNRLGRSRKARWLPTWNVSGAWNAHEESFFESLKPVLSHLSLRASYSLTADVGPQWVSNATIVMKNYKPYRPFTSIQETGMQIESIANEELTYEKKHELNIGLSTGFLDNRINVEFDWFSRKNYDLIGPIYVSGVGGAVTKWANVADMKSSGVELSITTKNIRKKDFSWETNFIFTHVTTEVTDLKAKADINDMVHNNGFTTVGYPHRALFSFKFNGLNEQGFPIITDQDGNLTSDGKSINFQSQDLSNLVYEGANEPTTYGSLGNIFKYKGFRLNLYVTYSYGNVVRLDPAFSSAYSDLFAMSREFQNRWMAPGDETKTDVPVILSKRQVAENDAFSRLYSAYNYSTARTAKGDFIRMKEISLSYDFPKSWIAPLKINDLSLKLQATNLFLIYYDKKLNGQDPEFVNSGGVAMKMPKQFTMTLKLGI; this is encoded by the coding sequence ATGCTGAGGATTAAATGTCTATTGACAGTTCTGTTATTCACGCTCTTTGCGTCAGCACAGTCCAGTAATAGCATCATCAGTGGTACCATTCTTGATGAGAATGGCGAGCCGCTGATAGGTGCATCGTTGAAACTGAAGAAGAGCGGACAAGGAACCGTCACCGATATCGATGGAAACTTCAAGCTGTCGGTATCTGAACTTTCCGAACAGATAATCATATCTTACATAGGTTACACCTCTTTGCAAATGACGGCCGACAAGCTGTCAAAGACAAAGGTTGTGCGCCTGCTTCCCGACAAGTCCCAACAGATTGAGGAAGTTGTTGTCACCGGCATGCAGAAGATGGACAAGCGCATGTTCACCGGTGCCACGACGAAGCTGAAAGCCTCTGACACCAACATCGACGGTCTGGCCGACATCAGCCGTTCGCTTGAAGGCCGCGCTGCAGGTGTCTCCGTGCAGAACGTCAGCGGCACGTTTGGCACAGCACCGAAGATTCGTGTTCGCGGTGCCACCTCCATCTATGGTAACTCAAAGCCCCTTTGGGTCATCGACGGTGTCATCATGGAAGACGTCACCGATGTCACTGCCGACGATCTCTCGAGCGGTGATGCCGAGACACTTATAGCCTCAGCCGTGGCGGGTCTTAACTCCGACGATATAGAGTCGTTCGACATTCTCAAGGACGGCTCAGCAACATCTATTTATGGTGCGCGCGCCATGAGCGGTGTCATCGTAGTAACAACTAAGAAAGGCAAGTCTGGTCAGGCACGTGTCACCTATACTGGTGAATACACGCTCCGCCTGCGTCCAAGCTATAATGACTACGACATAATGAACTCTCAGGAGCAGATGGGTGTCTATCAGGAGATGAAGAGCAAGGGATGGTTCAACTTCTCCGATACCTACCGTGCCTCCTCAAGTGGCATCTACGGCAAGCTGTACCAGCTGACGAACGAATACGACGAGGCCACAGGAACATTTGCCATCACCAACGACGAGGCCGGTCGCAACGCCTACCTCCGTCAGGCAGAATACCGTAACACCGACTGGTTCAAGGAGCTTTTCTCCAACAGCATACAGCACACCCACTCTGTAGGCATCTCCGGTGGTAACGATGATGTCACCTTCCGCGGCTCACTCAGTGCCTTGGCAGACCCTGGCTACTATCGTCAGAACTTCGTTGAGCGCTACACCGCCAACATGAACACCCAGATAAAGATGTCAAAGCAGCTGACTCTCGACCTCCTTGCAAACGGCTACTACCGTAAGCAGCGCGAGCCGGGCACCCTGAAGCGCTCCATCGATGCTGTCGATGGCGAGGCACGCCGCGACTTCGACATCAACCCCTATAGCTATGCCCTCAACTCGTCGCGAACAATGGATCCCGACGAATACTATACTCGCAACTATGCTCCGTTCAACATCAAGAACGAGCTTGACAATAACTTCATCGACATCAACGACATCTGCATGAAGTTCCAGACTGAGCTGAAGTGGAAGCCCCTTCGCACTCTGGAACTCGGAGCACTTGCCGCCATCACCTATAAGACTGTAACACGTGAGCATAATGTCAAGGAGTCGTCGAACCAGGCAGAAGCCTATCGCGCCATGCCCGATGCTGTAGTACGCCAGAACAACCCCTGGCTCTATACAGACCCAGACAATCCTTACGACCTTCCCATCTCCATTCTCCCTTCAGGCGGCATCTACCAGAAGAGCGACAACAAGATGCTCAGCACCGACTTCCGCTTCACCGCCTCATGGAACGAGGTGTTCAACGACACCCATATCGTCAACCTCTTCGGAGGTAGCGAGGTGAGTGCCATTGACCGACAGCACAACTTCTTCAATGGCTGGGGACTGCAGTATGACAAAGGCGAGATACCTTTCTATGTATATCAGTTCTTCAAGAAGAGCGTTGAGGACAACACCGACTATTATTCTATCTCTAAGACACGCGGTCGCTCAGCTGCATTCTTCGCTAATGCAAACTACTCTTTCGCAGGCAAGTATGTCTTCAACGGCACCTACCGCTATGAAGGCAACAACCGCCTGGGTCGCAGTCGCAAGGCACGCTGGCTGCCCACATGGAACGTCTCTGGCGCATGGAACGCCCACGAAGAGAGCTTCTTCGAGTCGCTGAAGCCGGTGCTGTCACATCTGTCATTGCGAGCCAGCTACTCGCTGACAGCCGACGTCGGTCCTCAGTGGGTGAGCAATGCCACCATCGTCATGAAGAACTACAAGCCCTATCGTCCGTTCACCAGCATACAGGAGACAGGCATGCAGATAGAAAGCATCGCCAACGAAGAGCTTACCTATGAGAAGAAGCATGAGCTGAACATCGGTCTCAGCACCGGCTTCCTCGACAACCGCATCAACGTGGAGTTCGACTGGTTCAGCCGCAAGAACTACGACCTCATTGGTCCTATCTATGTATCAGGTGTTGGCGGTGCCGTCACCAAGTGGGCCAACGTTGCTGATATGAAGTCGAGCGGTGTAGAGCTGAGCATCACAACTAAGAACATCAGGAAGAAGGACTTCAGCTGGGAGACCAACTTCATCTTTACCCACGTTACGACAGAGGTTACCGACCTTAAGGCAAAGGCCGACATCAATGACATGGTTCATAACAACGGCTTTACCACTGTTGGCTATCCTCACCGTGCGCTGTTCTCGTTTAAGTTCAACGGCCTCAACGAACAAGGCTTCCCGATTATCACCGATCAGGACGGTAATCTGACAAGCGATGGCAAAAGCATCAACTTCCAGTCACAGGATCTCTCCAACCTCGTATATGAAGGAGCCAACGAGCCTACAACCTATGGCAGCCTTGGCAACATCTTCAAATACAAGGGATTCCGACTGAACCTCTATGTCACCTACTCTTATGGCAATGTGGTACGTCTCGACCCTGCTTTCAGCAGCGCCTACTCCGACCTATTTGCCATGTCGCGTGAGTTCCAGAACCGTTGGATGGCTCCTGGCGATGAGACCAAGACCGATGTGCCTGTCATCCTCAGCAAGCGTCAGGTGGCAGAGAACGATGCCTTCAGCCGTCTCTACAGTGCCTACAACTACTCTACGGCACGCACAGCCAAGGGTGACTTCATCCGCATGAAGGAGATCTCCCTCTCCTACGACTTCCCGAAGAGTTGGATAGCACCTCTGAAGATCAACGACCTCTCGCTGAAGCTTCAGGCTACTAACCTCTTCCTCATCTACTATGACAAGAAACTCAACGGACAGGATCCTGAGTTCGTCAACTCCGGTGGTGTGGCAATGAAGATGCCGAAGCAGTTCACCATGACGCTGAAGTTGGGGATATAG
- a CDS encoding TerC family protein, with translation MVTLPLWVWILFYILVFVMLIVDLRMFGKKGEHEVNVKEALKMTAIWIGISLVFCVGVYFLYPTDPHGKAMEFLAGYLIEKSLSMDNLFVFLMLFSFFGVERKYQHEVLFWGIFGALVLRSIFIFAGAAMVERFEWVLGLFGLFLLYTGGKMFSHDDEQAADPSNNIIVRWFKKVFPVTDKMHGEKFFIKGDKGAWVATPLFITLLVIETTDVAFAVDSIPAVFSVSRDPFIVLTSNIFAILGLRALYFALAAVAQLFRFLKYGLGVILIFVGVKMLLAMNEYINGFASLLGMELNMPHIEVPTPLSLAIIFGVLALSMGASVLVSKKHNIS, from the coding sequence ATGGTAACACTTCCCCTTTGGGTTTGGATTTTATTCTATATTTTAGTGTTTGTCATGCTCATCGTTGACCTTCGCATGTTTGGAAAAAAGGGTGAGCATGAAGTAAATGTTAAAGAGGCACTGAAGATGACCGCGATATGGATAGGCATATCGCTGGTGTTCTGTGTAGGCGTCTATTTTCTGTATCCGACAGATCCTCACGGAAAAGCAATGGAGTTCCTTGCGGGCTACTTGATAGAGAAATCGCTGTCAATGGACAACCTGTTCGTGTTCCTTATGCTGTTCTCGTTCTTCGGTGTTGAGCGTAAGTACCAGCATGAGGTGCTGTTCTGGGGTATCTTCGGCGCGTTGGTGCTACGAAGCATCTTCATTTTTGCTGGTGCAGCAATGGTGGAGCGCTTCGAGTGGGTGCTCGGACTGTTTGGACTGTTCCTGCTTTATACAGGCGGAAAGATGTTCAGCCATGACGACGAACAGGCCGCCGACCCTTCGAATAACATCATTGTGCGCTGGTTTAAGAAGGTGTTTCCTGTCACAGACAAGATGCATGGGGAGAAGTTCTTCATCAAAGGTGATAAGGGTGCTTGGGTGGCAACACCATTGTTTATAACCTTACTCGTTATCGAGACTACCGATGTGGCATTCGCTGTTGACTCTATCCCAGCTGTCTTCTCAGTGAGCCGCGATCCATTTATTGTTCTTACGAGTAACATCTTTGCGATACTTGGCCTGCGTGCCTTGTACTTCGCTCTGGCTGCCGTGGCACAGCTGTTCAGGTTCTTGAAATACGGACTTGGCGTTATTCTAATCTTCGTGGGAGTGAAGATGCTTCTTGCAATGAACGAGTATATCAACGGCTTCGCTTCGTTGCTTGGCATGGAGCTGAACATGCCGCATATAGAGGTGCCTACACCACTGAGCCTTGCCATCATCTTTGGAGTGCTGGCTCTGTCAATGGGAGCCTCGGTTCTTGTATCGAAAAAACACAACATTTCTTGA
- a CDS encoding bifunctional UDP-N-acetylmuramoyl-tripeptide:D-alanyl-D-alanine ligase/alanine racemase translates to MIYSIEKVTTLIGAHRYGEAESSIGWLLTDSRSLCFPEQTLFFALRTQRNDGHKYIPELYHRGVRNFVVEKVPKNYATLYPLANFLRVTSPLAALQRLAERHRDEVMSFADSKTGHAIPIVGITGSNGKTIVKEWLYQLLHPSMRVTRSPKSYNSQIGVPLSVWLLNEQTEVALFEAGISQPGEMEALHDIIQPTIGVFTSLGNAHQENFRSLEEKCLEKLQLFHDTEAVIYPSDDDIVSRCMRRSNYKGERIGWSKRDDRAEMYIASIEEAAGAPTPTLSISYIYRGTRGTYNIPFIDDASIENSITCAATALYLGLTPEQIAERMPLLEAVAMRLEVKQGQRGLTLINDSYNSDINSLDIALDFMNRREKGSSDDTDKPVTETRNVLILSDIYQSGETSLSLYRQVSDLCTKRGIHKFIGIGDEITAQQDQINVAEKYFFHDVDQFVASNEFRQLHDEVILLKGSRRFGFERITELLEQKVHETILEVNLQAVVDNLNHFRSFLKPDTKMVCMIKADAYGAGAIEVAKTLQDHRVDYLAVAVADEGVALRKAGITANIMVMNPEMTSFKTLFDYDLEPEVYSFRLMDALILAARREGITGWPVHMKLDTGMHRLGFDLSEVDEMIMRLKNQSAIIPRSVFSHFVGSDSDDFNEFSAKQFAIFDEGSRKLQAAFSHKILRHMDNSAGIEHFPERQMDMCRLGIGLYGVEPYEQQKESSLKPVSTLKTTILQKRHVKAGDSVGYSRRTILDRDSIIAAIPIGYADGLNRRLGNRHGYCIVNGQKAEYVGNICMDVAMIDVTDVTCEEGDKVEIFGTNLPVTTLSGILETIPYEVLTSVSNRVKRVYFSE, encoded by the coding sequence ATGATATACAGCATTGAGAAAGTCACCACACTCATCGGTGCACACCGTTATGGCGAGGCGGAATCATCAATAGGATGGTTGCTCACCGACAGCCGCTCGCTTTGTTTCCCTGAACAGACACTGTTTTTCGCCCTACGCACACAGCGTAACGACGGTCACAAGTATATTCCCGAGCTTTATCACCGCGGAGTGAGGAATTTCGTGGTAGAGAAGGTGCCCAAAAACTATGCTACACTCTATCCACTGGCCAATTTCCTTAGAGTGACATCGCCGCTGGCAGCCCTGCAACGACTTGCTGAGCGTCACCGCGACGAGGTGATGTCGTTTGCCGACAGCAAGACAGGACACGCCATCCCCATCGTAGGCATAACAGGTTCAAACGGCAAGACCATCGTCAAAGAATGGCTTTACCAGCTGCTTCATCCTTCAATGCGTGTTACCCGTTCGCCAAAGAGCTACAACTCCCAGATAGGTGTGCCATTGTCTGTCTGGCTGTTGAACGAGCAGACAGAGGTGGCACTGTTTGAGGCCGGCATCAGTCAGCCTGGTGAGATGGAAGCCCTCCACGATATCATACAGCCTACAATCGGTGTGTTCACATCATTAGGTAACGCCCATCAGGAGAACTTCCGCTCGTTGGAAGAGAAATGTCTGGAGAAGCTTCAGCTCTTCCATGATACCGAGGCTGTTATCTATCCTTCCGACGATGATATCGTTAGCCGTTGCATGCGCCGCTCAAACTATAAAGGCGAGCGCATAGGATGGTCAAAGCGAGACGACCGCGCAGAGATGTATATAGCAAGCATTGAGGAAGCGGCAGGAGCCCCTACCCCAACCCTGAGCATCAGCTATATATATAGAGGTACGCGAGGCACATATAACATTCCGTTCATTGACGACGCATCTATAGAGAACAGCATCACATGTGCCGCCACAGCCCTGTATTTAGGTCTCACCCCCGAACAGATAGCAGAGCGCATGCCACTGTTGGAAGCTGTTGCCATGCGTCTTGAAGTGAAACAGGGACAGCGCGGGCTGACACTCATCAACGACTCTTACAACAGCGACATAAACTCACTCGACATTGCCCTCGACTTCATGAACAGAAGAGAGAAGGGTTCGTCTGATGATACAGACAAGCCTGTTACCGAGACAAGGAACGTATTGATTCTCAGCGACATCTATCAGAGCGGTGAGACATCGCTGTCTCTTTATCGCCAGGTGTCAGACCTCTGCACCAAGCGTGGCATACACAAGTTTATCGGTATCGGCGACGAGATAACGGCTCAGCAAGACCAGATAAACGTTGCCGAGAAATATTTCTTCCACGATGTTGATCAGTTCGTTGCCAGCAACGAGTTCCGTCAGTTGCATGACGAGGTGATTCTTCTGAAGGGCTCTCGTCGTTTCGGCTTTGAGCGTATCACTGAACTTCTGGAGCAGAAGGTACACGAGACCATTCTCGAAGTGAACCTGCAGGCTGTAGTAGATAACCTCAACCATTTCCGTTCGTTCCTCAAGCCCGACACAAAGATGGTGTGCATGATCAAGGCCGATGCCTACGGAGCTGGAGCTATAGAAGTGGCAAAGACACTGCAGGACCATCGTGTGGATTATCTCGCTGTTGCCGTGGCTGACGAAGGTGTGGCACTGCGCAAGGCTGGTATCACAGCCAATATCATGGTCATGAACCCCGAGATGACGTCATTCAAGACCCTCTTCGACTACGACCTCGAGCCAGAGGTTTACTCGTTCCGTCTGATGGACGCTCTCATCCTTGCAGCCCGCCGCGAGGGTATCACCGGATGGCCCGTACACATGAAGCTCGACACCGGCATGCACCGCTTAGGCTTCGACCTATCCGAGGTTGACGAGATGATCATGCGTCTGAAGAACCAGTCTGCCATCATACCTCGCTCTGTCTTCTCACATTTCGTAGGCAGCGACAGCGACGACTTCAACGAGTTCTCTGCCAAGCAGTTTGCCATCTTCGACGAAGGTAGCCGTAAGCTGCAGGCAGCCTTCAGCCACAAGATACTGCGTCACATGGACAACTCGGCAGGCATAGAGCACTTCCCTGAGCGTCAGATGGACATGTGCCGTCTCGGCATAGGTCTCTATGGTGTTGAGCCTTACGAGCAGCAGAAGGAAAGTAGTCTGAAGCCTGTATCAACACTGAAGACCACCATACTTCAGAAGCGCCACGTTAAGGCAGGCGACTCAGTAGGCTACAGCCGCCGTACCATTCTCGACCGCGACAGCATCATCGCCGCCATACCTATCGGCTATGCCGACGGCCTCAACCGCCGTTTAGGCAATCGTCACGGCTACTGCATTGTGAACGGTCAGAAAGCTGAATACGTAGGTAACATCTGCATGGACGTAGCAATGATTGATGTTACCGATGTCACTTGCGAAGAGGGCGACAAAGTGGAAATCTTTGGTACAAACCTTCCTGTTACCACACTGTCTGGCATACTTGAGACAATACCCTACGAGGTGCTCACAAGTGTGTCGAACCGCGTAAAGAGAGTATATTTCAGCGAATAA